In a genomic window of Dehalococcoidia bacterium:
- a CDS encoding Fe-S-containing hydro-lyase, whose amino-acid sequence MAIWSIETPIGDNMRKKLCAGDSISLSGVIYTARDAAHKRLVEALKSGQPLPFDIKGQTIYYMGPTPARPGQVIGSCGPTTSGRMDAFTPALLAAGLGAMIGKGERSAEVKEAIKKQRAVYFVTYGGAGALLAKTVRKAEVVAYPELGAEAVMRLEVEDFPVIVASDMHGGDLFEQQIAKYRRK is encoded by the coding sequence GTGGCTATCTGGAGCATCGAGACCCCTATCGGAGACAATATGCGCAAGAAGCTGTGCGCCGGAGACTCCATCTCGCTATCGGGCGTCATCTACACAGCGCGCGATGCCGCCCATAAAAGGCTGGTAGAGGCACTGAAAAGCGGCCAGCCTTTGCCCTTCGACATCAAGGGGCAGACCATCTACTACATGGGGCCCACGCCCGCCCGCCCGGGGCAGGTCATCGGCTCCTGCGGCCCCACCACCAGCGGGCGCATGGACGCCTTCACACCGGCTCTGCTGGCTGCCGGACTGGGGGCCATGATAGGCAAGGGCGAGCGCTCGGCGGAGGTGAAAGAGGCCATCAAGAAGCAGCGCGCCGTCTATTTCGTCACTTACGGGGGAGCCGGGGCTCTGCTGGCAAAGACCGTGAGGAAAGCGGAGGTGGTGGCCTATCCCGAGCTGGGAGCCGAGGCCGTGATGAGGCTGGAGGTGGAGGACTTCCCGGTCATCGTGGCCAGCGACATGCACGGCGGCGACCTCTTCGAGCAGCAGATAGCTAAATACCGCCGCAAGTAG
- the arsD gene encoding arsenical resistance operon transcriptional repressor ArsD translates to MKHKKLAIFEGTMCCDSGVCGVEPDKILVEFADTLKKLKKDYPEMQIQRANMSHNLDVYRQNLDILQMIKAKGVGILPIISIDGNIISQQKYMKYEELKQALEA, encoded by the coding sequence ATGAAACACAAGAAATTAGCGATTTTTGAAGGGACTATGTGCTGCGATTCGGGCGTCTGCGGGGTTGAACCGGACAAGATTCTGGTAGAATTCGCCGACACGCTCAAGAAACTGAAAAAAGACTACCCGGAAATGCAAATTCAGCGCGCCAATATGTCGCACAACCTGGACGTATACCGCCAGAACCTGGACATCTTGCAGATGATAAAGGCCAAAGGCGTTGGCATCTTACCCATTATCAGCATCGACGGTAATATCATCTCCCAGCAAAAATACATGAAGTACGAAGAACTGAAGCAGGCGCTCGAGGCTTGA
- a CDS encoding ArsR family transcriptional regulator yields MKQLTRAAQALSDETRLRILNLLMVQECCVCEVIQALEISQTRASRNLKILDDAGFLNMRTDGLYTLYSLRDTGANGFYANLLDAVKKEMQANETAKKDVMRLKQSKRVGPGCVSC; encoded by the coding sequence ATGAAACAACTGACACGCGCAGCCCAGGCTCTATCCGACGAGACCCGGCTCCGTATACTGAACTTACTCATGGTCCAGGAATGCTGCGTCTGCGAGGTGATACAGGCTCTCGAAATTTCGCAGACCCGCGCTTCGCGCAACTTAAAGATTCTAGATGACGCCGGGTTTCTCAATATGCGCACCGACGGCCTGTATACTCTTTATTCGCTCCGCGATACAGGTGCCAACGGATTTTATGCCAATCTGCTCGATGCGGTAAAAAAGGAGATGCAAGCCAACGAGACAGCTAAAAAAGACGTAATGCGCTTGAAGCAATCCAAGCGCGTCGGACCCGGCTGCGTGTCTTGCTAG
- a CDS encoding fumarate hydratase: MREIDVKEVTQAVARLCQKTNFELGADVLEALRKARERESSPIGKEALDRLLENAQLAKAENLPLCQDCGAAVVFLDIGQDVHLTGGDLYTAVAEGIRQGYKEGYLRKSMVTHPFTGRLNTGDNTPPVIHTEVAPGDKIKIGFMPKGGGAENMSRLVMLRPGAGEQGIADAVVSAVKEAGGNPCPPLIIGLGIGATAEKAMLMAKRALLRPAGWPSSDPETAELEWKVLEAVNKLGIGPLGMGGIVTALAVHAESRPCHFASLPLAINLQCHSARHAEVVL; the protein is encoded by the coding sequence ATGAGAGAAATCGACGTAAAGGAAGTCACACAGGCCGTCGCCAGGTTGTGTCAGAAGACCAACTTCGAGCTGGGCGCAGACGTGCTTGAAGCACTTAGAAAAGCCCGCGAGCGCGAGAGTTCCCCCATCGGGAAAGAGGCCCTCGACAGGCTGCTGGAGAACGCTCAACTGGCTAAGGCTGAAAACCTGCCCCTGTGCCAGGACTGCGGCGCGGCGGTAGTGTTCCTGGACATCGGCCAGGACGTGCACCTTACCGGCGGCGACCTCTATACTGCCGTCGCCGAAGGCATCAGGCAGGGCTATAAAGAGGGTTACCTGCGCAAATCCATGGTGACCCATCCGTTTACAGGACGTCTGAATACGGGAGACAACACCCCGCCGGTTATACACACAGAGGTCGCGCCCGGCGATAAAATAAAAATCGGCTTCATGCCCAAGGGAGGCGGCGCCGAGAACATGAGCCGTCTCGTCATGCTCAGGCCAGGCGCCGGAGAGCAGGGAATTGCAGATGCCGTCGTCAGCGCCGTCAAAGAGGCCGGCGGCAACCCCTGCCCGCCCCTAATCATCGGGCTGGGTATCGGCGCCACCGCCGAGAAAGCCATGCTGATGGCCAAGCGCGCGCTGCTGCGTCCCGCCGGCTGGCCCAGCTCCGACCCTGAAACGGCTGAATTGGAGTGGAAGGTGCTTGAAGCGGTCAACAAGCTGGGCATCGGGCCGCTGGGGATGGGAGGCATTGTGACTGCTCTCGCGGTGCATGCCGAATCCCGCCCCTGCCACTTCGCCAGTTTGCCGCTCGCCATCAATCTCCAGTGCCACAGCGCCCGCCACGCGGAGGTGGTGCTGTAG
- a CDS encoding NUDIX hydrolase has protein sequence MGRVLPLPQVPQLRRSRPHIPGQAAVKDYRTISSRYVYKGHNIRLRVDGVVLPSGKETVREVIEHNGAVAIVAIDEAKNVLLVRQFRHAANKELLEIPAGGIDLGETPEETAHREMQEETGYAPGKLEALGGFYSAPGYASEYLHLFLATELAPARLIADDTEEIKVVKMPLVEAVELIHKGGIQDAKSIAGLLYYLKFKTR, from the coding sequence ATGGGGCGAGTGCTACCGCTGCCCCAAGTTCCCCAACTGCGACGAAGCCGCCCTCATATACCGGGTCAAGCAGCCGTGAAGGACTACCGCACGATCTCCAGCCGCTACGTCTATAAGGGGCACAATATCCGCCTGCGCGTGGATGGCGTCGTGCTGCCCTCGGGTAAAGAGACCGTGCGCGAGGTGATAGAGCACAACGGCGCGGTGGCCATAGTAGCCATAGACGAAGCGAAGAACGTGCTTTTAGTGCGTCAGTTCAGACACGCGGCAAACAAGGAGTTGCTTGAAATTCCCGCCGGAGGCATCGACCTCGGCGAGACCCCTGAGGAAACCGCCCACCGCGAGATGCAGGAAGAGACCGGTTATGCCCCCGGCAAGCTGGAGGCCCTGGGAGGGTTTTATTCGGCCCCAGGATACGCCAGCGAATATTTGCACCTTTTCCTGGCGACGGAGCTCGCGCCCGCGCGCCTAATAGCGGATGATACTGAAGAGATAAAAGTGGTCAAGATGCCGCTTGTCGAGGCTGTCGAGCTTATCCATAAAGGCGGCATCCAGGACGCCAAGAGCATCGCCGGGCTGCTGTACTATCTGAAATTCAAAACCAGATGA